GTGTTTTCCAGCCTGCCACCAAGCCGCCGGGATGAGCGCCTGCCTCTAGGAGCGTCACGTCATAGCCCTGCTTTGCCAGATGATAAGTTGCACCGAGGCCAGCCCAACCTGCCCCTACAACCACAACTTTTGGTACATCTTGGGGCGATCGCCTGTCCGTCACCATTACCTTTCCTCTGCTTCTATATCCTTCGTTCAGGATGCCATTTTTTCGCGGGGGCTGCGCTCAATCTGGTGGGTTAAGCAATCTTTTCTAATTTATGACTGAAAGTTTGGTTAGCAAGGCGATCGCCCCAAACTATGAAACTATTGGGTGCAAAATCTCAATCAGTTCAGGCTTCTTCATCTTGCTATAACCAGCAATTTGGTGCTCCTTAGCAAGCTCTTTCAGCTTTGTGACTGTTAATTTGTCCAAGTCTATCCGGTGATCTGTGGGAGGCTTAACAACTTTGGGTTGTGGAGTTAAGTAAAAAACTTCTTTCAAGGCATTCAGTTTTTTGCCTTTGGTAATACCACATTTCAGACTGGCAATTGGATCTAGGGACTTCCAGTTTTGGCGAGGTGCTTCTTCGATTCGGTTTGTAGCGATCGCGATTTTTACTCCTTTAAGAGCGCTTCCAGGCTGTTCAATTGCATATTGCAATGCTGCCATAATGTCTTCTCTAGAGGCTGTGGAAAGATTGAGCTTAGGAACCACTTCACCTGCTAATACCTTGGTGACTTCGGCAGTCTCATCACTAGAATCAGCGACTACACACCAAACTTGCTTTAAACCTGCCGCCTCTGCAACTGCGTAAACAAACGAGTTGCCAACTACTTGATATTGGTCTTTGCCTGTTTCCTTGACAACAATTGGCACCCAATTTCGTCCACCCTTTTGGTTTAATAAATTGGCAGCAGCATTAATTAAAAATTCAGGAGCATCCGTAGCTTCACCTGGCTGAATTGAATCCAGGTATAAATATATGAGATTCCCAACATCACTTAGACTACTCATTGTACAAAATACTCCTTGGCTAAAGCTAAGTAATAGTCACGAGCTGACTTATCACGATAAGTAGCAGGTATACGAGAAAAAGCTGCACTAGCGATATTGGCATACCCAGGCAATTCAAAAATATGACAGTCTCTTCTGGCAGCGGTATAACGTGGGTAGAAGTAAGGAAGTAAGTCAAATCCTTCTCTTTTGACCTTCAAAATAATACTGTTGATTTCTTTTTGAGCGGCCTCAAGTTTCGCTGAGGTAATCTTTTCGCCATTAA
This region of Trichocoleus desertorum NBK24 genomic DNA includes:
- a CDS encoding Rho termination factor N-terminal domain-containing protein, translating into MSSLSDVGNLIYLYLDSIQPGEATDAPEFLINAAANLLNQKGGRNWVPIVVKETGKDQYQVVGNSFVYAVAEAAGLKQVWCVVADSSDETAEVTKVLAGEVVPKLNLSTASREDIMAALQYAIEQPGSALKGVKIAIATNRIEEAPRQNWKSLDPIASLKCGITKGKKLNALKEVFYLTPQPKVVKPPTDHRIDLDKLTVTKLKELAKEHQIAGYSKMKKPELIEILHPIVS